The genomic region TCAGACCCGATCAACTATGCGCTGTCCATTCCAACATGTGAGTCGAAGGTTATACAAAATTTAATGTGTGCGTTTAACCACAAAATGAGCGATGTCACGCAGGTTTTTGGTCGTCTTGATGTTAGGTAGCTGATCGAGAGCATCGAGCGCTTTCTTCATATATCGGTCAGCAAGGGCTTCTGCTTTAGCAATTCCTTGACTTTGGCGAATCATTCCAATTGCATCCGATGCACTTGCCCGTCCTTCTTCATCTTGGACACGGGCAATCTCCTTCAACAGAGGTTCACGCAGATCGGACTCTTGCAGTGCATACAGCACAGGAAGAGTGATATTTCCCTGCTTCATGTCACTGCCAGGTGGCTTACCGAGTTGTTTCTCGGTACCTACCAGATCAAGTACATCATCTTGAATCTGGAAAGCCATCCCCACATTGTATCCGTACGTATACAGCAAGGAAGATACATGCTCAGGCGCACGTGTGGCCAAAGCCCCTAACTGACAGCTAACCGCAATCAGAAGTGCTGTTTTGCGACGAATCCGCAGCAGATAGTTTCGGACGCTTTGTCCCGTATTGAAAAAGTCTCGAATTTGCTCCATTTCACCGATGGACATCTGTACCATGGCTTTGGCAAGGATACGATGAATAGCTGGATCGGATAATCCCGCAGTCATTTCAAGTGCCTTACCGTAGATATAGTCTCCAGTGTACATGGCAATCCGATTATCCCATTTGGACTTCACCGTAGGTTTGCCTCGGCGTGTCTCCGCATTATCAATAACATCATCATGAACGAGAGATGCGGAATGAATGAGTTCGAGCGGAACCGCAACCAACTTCAGTCGTTCAATATCATATGTACCAAATTTCCCGCCAAGTAATACAAAAACGGGCCGCAACCGTTTTCCTCCTGCTTTGAGCAAATGAAGCGACGTTTCACTCAGCAGTTTTTGTTCTCCTCGAACACTGAGGTACAACTCTTTCTCAATGTAATCCATGTCCTTTTTTAACAACCCGAAAATATCCAATAGTTTCATTCGTTCACCCGTATCAGCGTATTGTCAGTCCATAAATCCATGCTTACCTTCCCCTCCAGCAAGTCGGGCCTGCAGGCATTACGAAAAAACCCGGCTTACCGTTCTTGCTTGTGTTTTTCTATAAACTCTGCGACTTGTTCTGAAACAAAATACAGAAGTTGCCGGAGCATGGGTCAAGACTGTGGTTCATGAAGACTCACCATCAGCACTCACCAATACCCCGGGATTCGGGGGACAAATAAACCGAGCAACACTTTGGCAAAAAAACAGCCTTGTATCGGACTCAGTCGTTATCCCCGTTCATCCGGTTCTCCCCATCTTGTAAACAGTTGATGTGGGATGCGCAAGCTATCCAGCACTTTCCCCACCAAAAACATAATCAACTCATCCATAGTCTGAGGTTTGTAATAAAAAGCAGGCATAGCCGGTATCATTCGTACACCAAGACGGGAGAGCTTCAGCATGTTCTCCAGATGGATTGCATGAAGAGGCGTCTCACGTGGTACGAGGATCAATGTTCTTCCCTCTTTCATCATAACATCGGCTGCGCGGGACATCAGATTATCCGACGATCCCTGCGCGATGGAGGAAAGAGTTCCCATAGAACATGGCATGATAATCATGCCATCGGCCAGATAAGAACCACTTGCAATGGAGGCCCCTATATCACTCACAGGATGATAGATCAGAGAACCAGCACGGTTGCCGAATTTTTCTTCCAACACCCCGTCCCGATTCGTCACATCCCAGTCCATTTCTTCTTTCAGTACACGCCACCCTGCATTGGATATGACCAGATGAACGTTATATTCCAAATCAAGCAGCGTTTCAATTAATCGGATGCCATATATACTGCCACTCGCTCCGGTAATTCCGACAACCAGTCGTTTATTGTCCGGCTGCTGTACCATTTATTTCACCGCCAGATCAATCAAAGTGAACGTAAATACGATTAAACTAAGCAAACTGTTCATGGTAAAGAATGCCGTTTGAACACGACTCATATCATTAGGCGATACAATATAGTGTTGATAGAACAGAATACCGTACGTAACCAGCATACCTGCGCCATACCACCAGCTCAGATCTGTCATCAACAATAACGCAAGAAAACCAATTGCAGTAATCACATGGAAGAACTTGGCGATCTGCAATGATTTAACCAGGCCAAAACGGGAAGGTATCGAATGAAGGCCTTCACCTTGGTCAAACTCCAGATCCTGACATGCATAGATAATATCAAAACCTGCTGTCCAGAACACAATCGTAACGTACAGGACAATCGCTGTCCAATCCATCGTCCCGGTTACAGCTACCCAGCCACCAAGCGGCGCCAAACCAATTGTCATTCCGAGAACGACGTGGCATAACCATGTGAAACGTTTGGTGTACGAATACAGTACCAGCATAAACACAGCGATAGGTAACAGCTGCATGGATAATACATTAAGATTGGATGAGGCCCAGAATAACAAAATAAATGAGATAATGACGAATATAACAACTTCCCCATTTTTCAACAGTCCTGCAGGGATCGCTCTCATCGCGGTACGCGGATTTTTGCCATCAATCGCTTGGTCAATAATTCGGTTCAAACCGAAAGCCGCACTACGTGCGCCGACCATCGCAAGCAATACCCACATGATCTGCATCCAGCTTGGGAAGGTATCATTCACTACCATGGAGCCGAGGATGGCCCCCATAAATGCAAAAGGTAAAGCGAAAAGCGTGTGTTCAATCTTGATCATTTCTAAAAAGATGCGAATTTTCCTAAACATGCTGATTCTCCTTGGTTCCAATATGCAGTGCCGCGATACCTCCGGTCAGAGGGTAGGCCTGCACTTGTTGCAATCCAGTTTCTGCAAAAATGTCTGCCAGTTCCTTCCTTCCCGGAAAAATGGCCAAAGAATCCGGCAGCCATTTATACTGCTCAAAACTTTTAGCGAACACTTTGGCAAGATTCGGTAAAACCTTCTCAAAATAAAAATAATAAATGCCCTTGAACGGTTGCCATGTTGGCTTGGACAATTCCAGGCACACAACCATACCGCCCGGTTTTACTACACGTTTCATCTCAGACAACACCTGTCTGAGATCAGGTACATTACGCAGCCCGAACCCGATCGTCACATAATCGAATGAATTGTCTTCAAAAGGAAGTGACATGGCATTTCCCTGTGTCAGGGTAATCTGCTTCTGACGCTGTACGGCATTGATCTTCGTTTGGCCAACTTCGAGCATGTTGCTGCTGAAATCAAGCCCATGCATGTGCCCCGTTTCACTTGCCTCTGCCATGGCGAGCGTCCAGTCACATGTGCCACAGCACAAATCAAGACCGGTGTCGCCTTTGGACATATTCATCTTTTTCATGGTGAATTTGCGCCAAGACTTATGCCTGCGGAAACTTAGAATATCATTCATGACATCATATTTTCCGGCTATACTCTGAAAAACCGAATGGACATATTCTTCTTTCGGTTTGCTCTCTCCGCTCCCCATTCGTCTGTCTCCCCCTCAATCTTCCCTTACTGCCGCATGTGAAGGCTGCAAATATGTTAAGTACGGCTCAAGAATTGCATGTATCTCATGCAAGCCCATCCGCCCTTCCTCGTCTTGCAACAACAGTTGAATGCGGTGTGTACATTCGCGAAGCTTGTCCAGCAGAACCTCGCCAACCCTATGCTTCAGCACCATAGCGTTCCATACACGTGCATCTGGTTCAGACTGACGCAGCACACTGCGCTCATCGTCATTACCGTACTCGTATATGTGCCAGTATGCATAGCTGTGAAGAAATTGTTGTTCGTCATTCATCCGCTTCAGTTCTTCCACGATCGTTTCGCAGGAGCTGAATTCGGTCAACAGGCTGTTCCATAAGGACTCTTCCTTATCTTGAATCATGCCTGTAAATGAAAGAAACAGCTGCATCCTCAGCTGTACCGTTTCACGCAAGTATTCATCAGCCGAAACGAGAAGCTTCTTCATCCGTTCATACAGCGTCATCTTGCGTGCGTTCACTTCGGATACAGCAGCACTGAGTTTGCCAATCATTTCAATTTTGCCTGCATGGGCAAGCAATTGATAGAAACGGCTACTTAAATAATCTCCGGCGAGCACATTCAACTGGCGTGAACGCATCTCCTGCTCTCTTCGCTCACCGGAAATGGTATCGATTCGATCATGCGTATCCATGGCCAACTGAACGAGCGAAGTTGCAAGAGCATATAGCTCTTGATGCACCTTTTCGTCTGTGCGGCCCACAAAAACCTGCAACAGACGTGCCCGGCTATCCGGAAATGATGGGATTTCCGTATGTTGTCGAATCATGTCGTAATCCGTATATTTCT from Paenibacillus sp. FSL R5-0341 harbors:
- a CDS encoding polyprenyl synthetase family protein, with translation MKLLDIFGLLKKDMDYIEKELYLSVRGEQKLLSETSLHLLKAGGKRLRPVFVLLGGKFGTYDIERLKLVAVPLELIHSASLVHDDVIDNAETRRGKPTVKSKWDNRIAMYTGDYIYGKALEMTAGLSDPAIHRILAKAMVQMSIGEMEQIRDFFNTGQSVRNYLLRIRRKTALLIAVSCQLGALATRAPEHVSSLLYTYGYNVGMAFQIQDDVLDLVGTEKQLGKPPGSDMKQGNITLPVLYALQESDLREPLLKEIARVQDEEGRASASDAIGMIRQSQGIAKAEALADRYMKKALDALDQLPNIKTTKNLRDIAHFVVKRTH
- a CDS encoding flavin prenyltransferase UbiX, which translates into the protein MVQQPDNKRLVVGITGASGSIYGIRLIETLLDLEYNVHLVISNAGWRVLKEEMDWDVTNRDGVLEEKFGNRAGSLIYHPVSDIGASIASGSYLADGMIIMPCSMGTLSSIAQGSSDNLMSRAADVMMKEGRTLILVPRETPLHAIHLENMLKLSRLGVRMIPAMPAFYYKPQTMDELIMFLVGKVLDSLRIPHQLFTRWGEPDERG
- a CDS encoding UbiA-like polyprenyltransferase; this encodes MFRKIRIFLEMIKIEHTLFALPFAFMGAILGSMVVNDTFPSWMQIMWVLLAMVGARSAAFGLNRIIDQAIDGKNPRTAMRAIPAGLLKNGEVVIFVIISFILLFWASSNLNVLSMQLLPIAVFMLVLYSYTKRFTWLCHVVLGMTIGLAPLGGWVAVTGTMDWTAIVLYVTIVFWTAGFDIIYACQDLEFDQGEGLHSIPSRFGLVKSLQIAKFFHVITAIGFLALLLMTDLSWWYGAGMLVTYGILFYQHYIVSPNDMSRVQTAFFTMNSLLSLIVFTFTLIDLAVK
- a CDS encoding demethylmenaquinone methyltransferase, which produces MGSGESKPKEEYVHSVFQSIAGKYDVMNDILSFRRHKSWRKFTMKKMNMSKGDTGLDLCCGTCDWTLAMAEASETGHMHGLDFSSNMLEVGQTKINAVQRQKQITLTQGNAMSLPFEDNSFDYVTIGFGLRNVPDLRQVLSEMKRVVKPGGMVVCLELSKPTWQPFKGIYYFYFEKVLPNLAKVFAKSFEQYKWLPDSLAIFPGRKELADIFAETGLQQVQAYPLTGGIAALHIGTKENQHV
- a CDS encoding heptaprenyl diphosphate synthase component 1; the encoded protein is MNSYRVPQLAKKYTDYDMIRQHTEIPSFPDSRARLLQVFVGRTDEKVHQELYALATSLVQLAMDTHDRIDTISGERREQEMRSRQLNVLAGDYLSSRFYQLLAHAGKIEMIGKLSAAVSEVNARKMTLYERMKKLLVSADEYLRETVQLRMQLFLSFTGMIQDKEESLWNSLLTEFSSCETIVEELKRMNDEQQFLHSYAYWHIYEYGNDDERSVLRQSEPDARVWNAMVLKHRVGEVLLDKLRECTHRIQLLLQDEEGRMGLHEIHAILEPYLTYLQPSHAAVRED